The Pseudomonas nunensis genome includes the window GCCGTGGAAGTGCTGAGGCTGGAAGCAGCGCGGCGGCTGTTGGAAGACTCTGAACGCAACATTGACCAGATCGCCCGGCAATGCGGGTTTGGTGATGAAGAACGGATGCGTTTTACCTTTCAACGCAACCTCGGTGTTTCGCCACGGGATTATCGGAACCGGTTTTCCCGTTGATTCACCGCTGTATTTGTAGGAGCGAAGCTTGCTCGCGAAGGCGGCGGCACATTCAGCGATGATGTGACAGATACATTGCCTTCGCGAGCAAGCTTCGCTCCTACACTGTCATTTACCTGAACCAACTTTAACTTCAATAAAGAAATATGAAGTTTCCACATTCGATAGCGCATTAATCGAACATTTACGGTTGACTTGCCCCACCTGCCTGAGTAAATTGCGCGGGCCGGTTTCACAGGCCTTTTTTCAACTCACAAAAGAATCCAATGGACACAGTATCTAGTCGCTGTCGGGTAACTGCGAATTCGCAGGATCTGGCACATAACCCAGAACATGACGGGACTCGACTTTGCGGTCGGGTGAGCTGCGCTAGAGCTTGATGCTCCACCGTAACTTGCCTCGCCGGCGTCAGTCCGGTCCAGAGGTATGTTATGAACTTCAAATCCACTGTAATGCCCGGCGTACGCGCCTTTGCCTCGACCATGCGGGTCAAGTCCTGCCGTGAGCGTCTCGCCACCGCCGTGGCCCGCGCGCCGTTTTCCAGCCAATCCTCCCCTGCCAAGGCACACCTGCGTGCCAACTGGCGCTTCTGCCCGATGACCGGCCAGCTTCAGCAACGCTGGAGCGTCGACGACAGCCCGGAACCACCGAGTCGGCGCATCACGCGTCTGTTCCAGCAGGCGAGCCAGATGCTCGGTCTGTTCCTCGGGGCGCGCACTTTCAATTGAACTGAAGGCACTTTAAAAGTCCTTCCCCTGCGTTTTCCTTATATAGGAATTCGGCAAATTTTTATTGCCTTTTAAATAGAGAGTTAGTTATGGACGAAGCCAGTAGACGGTTCGCTGCCCACAACTATTCAGTTGCTGGACAGCGAACGTTAAACCCTGAAACGCAACTATCAGAATCGATCGCCTATTTGCGGCTCGACATACGTGCGCTCGTCTTTCATTAGCTGAGGTGCCTGTGTGTCGTGCCGCAAGCCTGCGGCAGGAGCACAGCAATGACCCTTGTAAACACCGCAAAAAAAGCCACTCGCGGCGCCAGCACCGACAACGCCAAACTGTCGATGCGCGCCGCCCGGGAAGCGCAAAACGGCCTCGCCGTGACGCTGACCAACCTCAACGCCAGCACCGACGGCCTGACCGAGCTCGAAGCCCAGGGCCGCCTGGCGCGCAACGGTCACAACGAAGTGGCCCACGACAAGCCGCCTCACGCCCTGATCCAACTGCTTAAAGCCCTGAACAATCCCTTCATCTATGTGTTGCTGACCTTGGCCGGTATCAGTTTTTTCACTGATTACTGGTTGCCGATCAGCAGCGGCGAAGCGGATGACGCCGACCTGACCAAAGTCATCATTATCATGACCATGGTCAGCCTCAGCAGCCTGTTGCGGTTCTGGCAGGAATACCGCTCGGCCAAATCCGCCGAAGCCCTGAAGGCGATGGTACGCACCACCGCCACCGTACTGCGCCGCGAGCACAACAACGGCACACCACGGCTGCGCGAAGTGCCGATGCGCGACCTGGTGGCCGGCGACATCGTGCAGCTGAGCGCCGGTGACATGATCCCGGCGGACATTCGCCTGATCGAATCCCGTGACTTGTTTATCAGTCAGGCAGTGCTGACCGGCGAAGCGTTGCCAATCGAGAAGTACGACACCCTCGGCAACGTCGCGCAGAAGTCCGCCACCAGCGCGGCGCCTGATCAATCGAACCTGCTGGACCTGCCGAACATCTGCTTCATGGGCACCAACGTGGTCAGCGGCACCGCGAAAGCCGTGGTGGTCGCCACAGGGGCGCGGACTTACTTCGGTTCCCTGGCCAAAGCCATTGTCGGTTCCCGGGTGCAAACCGCGTTCGACCGTGGGGTGAACAGCGTCAGTTGGTTGCTGATCCGCTTCATGCTGGTGATGGTGCCGATCGTGTTCCTGCTCAACGGCTTCTCCAAGGGTGACTGGGGCGATGCCTTCCTGTTCGCCCTGGCGGTGGCCGTCGGTTTGACCCCGGAAATGCTGCCGATGATCGTCAGCGCCAACCTGGCCAAAGGCGCGATGGCGATGGCCAAGCGCAAAGTGGTGGTCAAGCGCCTCAACGCGATCCAGAACTTCGGTTCGATGGACGTGCTGTGCACCGACAAGACCGGCACCCTGACCCAGGACAAAATCATCCTTGAGCACCACGTCGACAGCCACGGCCGGCGCGACGATTCGATCCTCGAACTGGCGTGGCTCAACAGCCATCACCAGAGCGGTTTGAAAAACCTGATGGATCAGGCGGTGGTGCAGTTTGCCAATGCTAACTCAGCATTTCGCGTGCCTTTCGCCTACAGCAAAGTCGATGAATTGCCGTTCGATTTTGTGCGGCGGCGCTTGTCAATCATCGTCAAAGACAGCCGCGACGATCACCTGATGGTGTGCAAAGGCGCGGTTGAGGAAATGCTGTCGATCGCCAGCCACATCAACGAAAACGGTCAGGTGATCGCCCTGGATGCACAGCGGCGCAAAGACTTGCTGGCGTTGGCCAACGAGTACAACGAGGACGGCTTCCGGGTGCTGCTGGTGGCTACTCGCGAGATCCCGAAAGCCCAGAGCAAAAACCAGTACCACACCGCCGATGAGCGTGAGCTGGTGATTCGAGGCTTCCTGACGTTCCTCGATCCGCCGAAGGAAACCGCCGGCCCGGCGATTGCCGCGCTGCGGGACATGGGTGTGACAGTCAAGGTGCTGACCGGCGACAACGCCGTGGTCACCTGCAAGATCTGCCGCGAAGTCGGACTCGATCCGGGCACTCCGCTGCTCGGCCAGGACATCGAGCACATGGACGACACCACCCTCAAGCTGCAGGTTGAGGAACGCACGGTGTTTGCCAAGTTGACGCCGCTGCAGAAATCCCGGGTGCTCAAGGCCCTGCAAGCCAACGGTCACACCGTGGGTTTCCTCGGCGACGGCATCAACGATGCGCCGGCGCTGCGCGATGCGGACGTCGGGATTTCGGTGGACAGCGGCACTGACATCGCCAAGGAATCGGCGGACATCATCCTCCTGGAAAAGAGCCTGATGGTGCTCGAAGAAGGCGTGCTCAAGGGCCGCGAAACCTTCGGCAATATCATGAAGTACCTGAACATGACCGCCAGTTCCAACTTCGGCAACGTGTTCTCGGTGCTGGTGGCCAGTGCGTTCATTCCGTTCCTGCCGATGCTGTCGATTCATCTGCTGCTGCAAAACCTGATGTACGACATCTCTCAGTTGGCGTTGCCGTGGGACAAGATGGACAAGGAGTTCCTGCGCAAACCGCGCAAGTGGGACGCGAAGAACATCGGGCGTTTCATGCTGTGGATCGGTCCGACCTCGTCGATCTTCGACATCACCACGTTTGCGCTGATGTGGTACGTGTTCGCCGCCAACAGCGTGGAAATGCAGAGCCTGTTCCAGTCCGGCTGGTTCATCGAAGGGCTGCTGTCGCAGACGCTGGTGGTGCACATGTTGCGTACCCAGAAGATTCCGTTCTTCCAGAGCACCGCGGCGTTGCCGGTGATCCTCGCGACCGGCACGGTGATCTGCCTGGGCATCTACATCCCGTTCTCGCCGCTGGGGACGCTGGTCGGTCTGGTGCCGTTGCCGTGGGAATACTTCCCTTGGCTGGTGGTCACGTTGCTCAGCTACTGCGTGGTGGCGCAGACCATGAAAACGATCTACATCCGCCGGTTCAAGCAGTGGTTCTGATCGCCTGAACACCACCATCCCCTGTGGGAGCGGGCTTGCTCGGGTAGAAACCGGAGACATCCTTTACGTTTTAAACCGGAGACATCCTTTACAGGTGTGAAATCCGGTCAGGAGGTGCCTGACCATGCCCTGGAATCGAGAGTCCCCGATGGATCAACGAATCAAACTCATAGGCGACTGGCTGCAAGGCAGCTACTCAAAAATCGAGCTGGCCCGTCACTACGGGCTCAGCCGGCCTACGTTGGACAAATGGCTTGCACGCTACGAGGCACATGGCGTTGATGGGTTAAAGGAGTTGTCACGGCGCCCGCATACGAGCCCCTTCAAAATCAGCGACGAGGTGCTTGAGTTGCTAATCGCGTACAAGCGCGAGCACCACAGTTGGGGGCCTGAGAAGCTGGTGCATAACCTCAGGATCGATCACCCAGAGTTGTCTTGGCCAGCTGTCAGCACGGCAGGCGAGTGGCTTAAACGAGCAGGCCTGGTGCAGAAACGCCGCTTTCTCAATCGTCCGCCAGCAGGGAAAAATCCGCTGCGCGATGCCACTGCGCCTAATCAGACATGGGCTGCGGACTTCAAAGGAGACTTCGCACTTCAGAACGGCCAACGTTGTTACCCACTGACCATTACCGATCATGTCAGCCGATTTTTATTGCTGTGCAGGGCTCAGAGTAGCGTTGCCGGTGCCCGCGAAGGATTTGACTGGGCATTTCG containing:
- the mgtA gene encoding magnesium-translocating P-type ATPase, whose product is MTLVNTAKKATRGASTDNAKLSMRAAREAQNGLAVTLTNLNASTDGLTELEAQGRLARNGHNEVAHDKPPHALIQLLKALNNPFIYVLLTLAGISFFTDYWLPISSGEADDADLTKVIIIMTMVSLSSLLRFWQEYRSAKSAEALKAMVRTTATVLRREHNNGTPRLREVPMRDLVAGDIVQLSAGDMIPADIRLIESRDLFISQAVLTGEALPIEKYDTLGNVAQKSATSAAPDQSNLLDLPNICFMGTNVVSGTAKAVVVATGARTYFGSLAKAIVGSRVQTAFDRGVNSVSWLLIRFMLVMVPIVFLLNGFSKGDWGDAFLFALAVAVGLTPEMLPMIVSANLAKGAMAMAKRKVVVKRLNAIQNFGSMDVLCTDKTGTLTQDKIILEHHVDSHGRRDDSILELAWLNSHHQSGLKNLMDQAVVQFANANSAFRVPFAYSKVDELPFDFVRRRLSIIVKDSRDDHLMVCKGAVEEMLSIASHINENGQVIALDAQRRKDLLALANEYNEDGFRVLLVATREIPKAQSKNQYHTADERELVIRGFLTFLDPPKETAGPAIAALRDMGVTVKVLTGDNAVVTCKICREVGLDPGTPLLGQDIEHMDDTTLKLQVEERTVFAKLTPLQKSRVLKALQANGHTVGFLGDGINDAPALRDADVGISVDSGTDIAKESADIILLEKSLMVLEEGVLKGRETFGNIMKYLNMTASSNFGNVFSVLVASAFIPFLPMLSIHLLLQNLMYDISQLALPWDKMDKEFLRKPRKWDAKNIGRFMLWIGPTSSIFDITTFALMWYVFAANSVEMQSLFQSGWFIEGLLSQTLVVHMLRTQKIPFFQSTAALPVILATGTVICLGIYIPFSPLGTLVGLVPLPWEYFPWLVVTLLSYCVVAQTMKTIYIRRFKQWF
- a CDS encoding integrase core domain-containing protein — protein: MPWNRESPMDQRIKLIGDWLQGSYSKIELARHYGLSRPTLDKWLARYEAHGVDGLKELSRRPHTSPFKISDEVLELLIAYKREHHSWGPEKLVHNLRIDHPELSWPAVSTAGEWLKRAGLVQKRRFLNRPPAGKNPLRDATAPNQTWAADFKGDFALQNGQRCYPLTITDHVSRFLLLCRAQSSVAGAREGFDWAFREFGLPDVIRTDNGSPFASTGISRISSLAAWWIRLGIYPERIQPGRPDQNGRHERMHRTLKAALLHAPERNLVEQQLAFEQFRQEFNFVRPHKALEMKVPAALYEPSQRQYDGHVPEAVYASDMTIRMVRQNGSMKWKGKMIFVSESLAGEALGLKEVDDDVWDIYLCNYLLGRLKSGETRLSSQQKRKGRPRFQS